One region of Azoarcus sp. CIB genomic DNA includes:
- a CDS encoding M20 aminoacylase family protein: MNTIDRILPDEAAMKTWRRAIHQHPELGFDEFETSRLVADQLHQSGFEVHTGIATTGVVGTLSWGKSGGNSGEQGGNTGGPRLGLRADMDALPIHEETGLPWASRNPGRMHACGHDGHTAILLGAAQVFGHLQREGRLPGSGTLNLIFQPAEELGGGGGAKRMLEEGLFERFPCDAIFALHNFPGVPTGHFRFRPGPFMASSDKVLIRFDGKGGHGALPHLAIDPTLPAAATVLGLQTIVGRNVDPVDMAVVSVGRMSAGKAYNVIPETAELELSVRALRPEVRDRLEQRICELVRGQAAAHGVGCDIRYERGYPVLINSAEQVRFATEVARELIGDDKVDGNAPPLSGSEDFAFMLQQVPGCYLLIGNGDNGFAGGEHLGPCSVHNPHYDFNDACLAPGAAFWVALANRFFSG, encoded by the coding sequence ATGAACACAATTGATCGCATCCTCCCCGACGAAGCCGCGATGAAGACTTGGCGGCGTGCCATCCACCAGCACCCCGAACTCGGCTTCGACGAGTTCGAAACCAGCCGCCTGGTCGCCGACCAGCTCCACCAATCGGGCTTCGAGGTACATACCGGCATCGCCACGACCGGCGTCGTCGGGACCCTCAGCTGGGGCAAAAGCGGGGGCAACAGCGGGGAACAAGGTGGAAACACGGGCGGCCCGCGCCTGGGGCTGCGCGCCGACATGGACGCGTTGCCGATCCACGAGGAGACCGGCCTGCCGTGGGCAAGCCGCAATCCCGGCCGGATGCACGCCTGCGGCCACGACGGCCACACCGCGATCCTGCTCGGCGCCGCGCAGGTGTTCGGGCACCTGCAGCGCGAAGGCCGCCTGCCCGGCAGCGGCACGCTGAACCTGATTTTCCAGCCCGCCGAGGAACTGGGCGGCGGCGGCGGCGCCAAGCGCATGCTCGAAGAAGGCCTGTTCGAGCGCTTCCCCTGCGATGCGATCTTCGCGCTGCACAACTTCCCCGGCGTGCCGACCGGTCACTTCCGCTTCCGCCCCGGCCCCTTCATGGCCTCGTCGGACAAGGTGCTGATCCGCTTCGACGGCAAGGGCGGTCACGGCGCGCTGCCGCATCTCGCCATCGACCCGACGCTGCCGGCTGCGGCAACCGTGCTGGGTCTGCAGACGATCGTCGGGCGCAACGTCGATCCGGTCGACATGGCGGTGGTCAGCGTCGGCCGCATGTCGGCCGGCAAGGCCTACAACGTGATCCCCGAAACCGCCGAACTGGAACTGAGCGTGCGCGCGCTGCGTCCCGAAGTGCGCGACCGCCTGGAACAGCGCATCTGCGAACTGGTCCGCGGACAGGCTGCCGCCCACGGCGTCGGCTGCGACATCCGCTACGAGCGCGGCTACCCGGTGCTGATCAACAGCGCCGAGCAGGTGCGCTTCGCGACGGAGGTCGCGCGCGAGCTGATCGGCGACGACAAGGTCGACGGCAACGCCCCGCCCCTGTCCGGCAGCGAAGACTTCGCCTTCATGCTGCAGCAGGTGCCCGGCTGCTACCTGCTGATCGGCAACGGCGACAACGGCTTCGCCGGCGGCGAACACCTCGGGCCGTGCAGCGTGCATAACCCGCATTACGACTTCAACGACGCCTGCCTCGCGCCGGGCGCCGCCTTCTGGGTGGCCCTGGCGAACCGATTCTTCAGCGGCTGA